One genomic region from Erythrobacter mangrovi encodes:
- a CDS encoding winged helix-turn-helix transcriptional regulator, whose amino-acid sequence MATFDLLGRRWTMRILWELKAGPLSFRALQSACDGVSPSVLNRRLKELRVSLLIAPAAEGYVLAPLGQRLMQDLDPLRDWSKSWAEALST is encoded by the coding sequence ATGGCTACATTTGATCTTCTTGGACGGCGCTGGACCATGCGTATTTTATGGGAGTTGAAGGCGGGGCCCTTAAGCTTTCGCGCACTGCAAAGCGCCTGCGACGGCGTTTCACCTTCGGTATTGAACCGTCGACTGAAGGAGTTACGGGTAAGTTTGCTGATCGCACCTGCGGCCGAGGGGTATGTTTTGGCACCCCTGGGACAACGGTTGATGCAAGATCTCGACCCCCTACGAGATTGGTCAAAATCTTGGGCTGAAGCACTTAGTACTTGA
- a CDS encoding YciI family protein, which produces MFLIDVEFTEADLITQTLTAQHREYLADEYKKGNLMFGGRKSPRTGGILLSQHKTRLEVEALLQNDPFVQAGAACYSITEFEPVMAADAYSDILPTM; this is translated from the coding sequence ATGTTCCTAATAGACGTTGAATTTACTGAAGCTGATCTAATCACTCAGACCCTGACGGCTCAACATAGGGAATATTTGGCAGACGAATATAAAAAGGGCAACTTAATGTTTGGCGGACGTAAATCGCCCCGAACTGGAGGAATCTTGCTGTCGCAACATAAAACACGATTGGAAGTGGAAGCCCTTTTGCAGAATGATCCGTTTGTCCAGGCTGGCGCGGCTTGCTATTCCATTACGGAGTTTGAGCCTGTGATGGCTGCGGATGCCTACAGTGATATCCTGCCCACCATGTGA